The following proteins are co-located in the Corynebacterium kalinowskii genome:
- the cmrA gene encoding mycolate reductase (Catalyzes the final step in mycolic acid biosynthesis.) has translation MALPQPSPNARALVTGASQGIGMAMARDLADMGHNLILVARREDVLQAFATELQEKYGIIADIYVCDLAEHHARRLLIEHMKNQEINILINSAGIASFGAFMEQDWDYELNQFHLNATACFELTRAALDQMLPRKSGAICNVGSLAGDMVIPNNATYIFTKSGLNKFTEALHYELRGSGVTCTLLAPGPVREAVVPDAEKTIVDRVVPDAVWTTYESCSRETLEAMAAGKRRVVPGPLAKLMEVATNVGPTRLVAPIIGGFYKKMGQ, from the coding sequence ATGGCACTTCCCCAGCCCAGTCCCAACGCCCGAGCACTCGTCACCGGCGCGAGCCAAGGCATCGGCATGGCCATGGCCCGCGATCTGGCAGACATGGGCCATAACCTAATCCTCGTGGCGCGTCGCGAAGACGTACTGCAGGCCTTCGCCACAGAGCTGCAAGAAAAGTACGGCATCATTGCCGACATTTACGTATGCGACCTGGCAGAACACCATGCCCGTCGCCTGCTCATCGAACACATGAAGAACCAAGAGATCAATATCCTGATCAATTCCGCCGGCATCGCCTCCTTCGGCGCTTTCATGGAGCAAGACTGGGATTACGAGCTCAACCAGTTCCACCTCAACGCCACCGCCTGCTTCGAGCTCACTCGCGCAGCACTGGATCAGATGCTTCCTCGCAAGTCAGGAGCGATCTGCAATGTTGGCTCCCTCGCCGGCGACATGGTGATCCCGAACAACGCGACCTACATCTTCACCAAGTCAGGCTTGAACAAGTTCACCGAGGCACTGCACTACGAACTGCGCGGGTCCGGTGTCACTTGCACCCTGCTCGCCCCTGGCCCGGTCCGCGAGGCCGTCGTCCCGGATGCGGAGAAGACGATCGTCGACCGCGTGGTCCCTGATGCCGTCTGGACCACCTACGAGTCCTGCTCCCGCGAAACCCTGGAGGCCATGGCCGCAGGCAAGCGTCGCGTTGTGCCAGGCCCGCTGGCCAAGCTCATGGAAGTAGCCACCAACGTTGGCCCGACGCGTTTGGTCGCACCGATCATCGGCGGCTTCTACAAGAAGATGGGTCAGTAA
- the orn gene encoding oligoribonuclease gives MEPVALKNDRLVWVDLEMTGLDPARHVIVEIAALVTDANLNILGDGVDLVIHATDDELAEMDDFVRDMHTNNGLLDDIRTSTLSLQDAEDAVLALIAEHCSPEHPAPLAGNSIATDRTFIKAYMPRLDEALHYRMVDVSSVKELARRWYPRVYFGQPDKGMAHRALADIIESIRELDYYRRSVFVAEPGPSSEEVAESAQAATEAYQRFL, from the coding sequence ATGGAACCAGTAGCTTTGAAGAACGATCGTCTCGTCTGGGTCGACCTCGAAATGACCGGCCTGGATCCTGCTCGCCACGTCATCGTGGAAATCGCAGCCCTCGTCACCGACGCCAACCTGAACATTCTCGGCGACGGCGTTGACCTCGTCATCCATGCCACCGACGATGAGCTGGCAGAAATGGACGATTTTGTGCGGGACATGCACACAAACAACGGGCTTCTCGACGACATCCGCACCTCCACCTTGTCCCTGCAGGATGCCGAGGATGCTGTGTTGGCATTGATCGCCGAACATTGCTCACCTGAGCACCCGGCACCGCTTGCTGGCAACTCGATCGCCACTGACCGGACCTTCATCAAGGCATATATGCCACGCCTGGACGAAGCGCTGCACTACCGCATGGTGGATGTGTCCTCAGTAAAGGAGCTGGCACGTCGCTGGTACCCGCGGGTGTACTTCGGGCAGCCGGACAAGGGAATGGCACACCGCGCCCTGGCAGACATCATTGAGTCCATCCGCGAACTCGACTACTACCGCCGATCAGTGTTCGTTGCCGAGCCGGGGCCAAGCAGTGAAGAAGTCGCCGAATCTGCCCAGGCAGCAACCGAGGCCTACCAGCGGTTTTTGTAA